A segment of the Leptospira andrefontaineae genome:
CCTCCTAAATCCTGAGGTCTCCATCCTGGCATTGCTAAGAAGGCTTTGATCTTATCCATGAAACGAGGGCTTTGTTTTGCTTGCTCCCACATTTCCACCCAATAATGAACATTCGCCCATAATGGATTGAAGCTACGAAGAGGTTTGACTGTTCCGTAAACTGGAGTTTCTTCTTCTGCTTGGAATGTTCCGAACCATTTGTCAAAAACGATCAATGTTCCGCCATGATTTCTATCTATATACTTCGGATTGATACCGTGGTGAACTCTATGGTGAGAAGGAGTGTTGAATACCGCTTCGAACCATTTTGGAAATTTATCTACCGCTTTAGTATGGATCCAGAATTGATAGATCAAATTTAATTGTCCGTTCAGAACCATTACGATAGGGGAAAATCCTATAATCGCCAGAGGAATATAGAAGATCCAAGTGAATAATCCATGAAAGCTTGCTTGGCGTAATGCAACAGTAAGGTTGTATTCTTCACTTTGGTGATGAACCACATGTCCTGCCCAAAGGAAGTTAACTTCATGGCTCAGTCTATGCAGCCAATAATAAGCTAGATCATAGAGTACGAAACAACTGATCCAAACTGCTAGAACGATTGTCCATGCCCAAGCAGAAGCGGAAAGTCCTAATACGTCGGAAGAAGGCATCCAAGAAACCGGTTCGCTTGGCCAAGAAGGAAGATTGAATATTCTCCAATTCTCATATACCCAAAGATATGCGAAGAATGTGAACGTCTTAAAAATGATCCCGAAAATTTGGCTAGCGATCCCAGCACTGAGATCGTTGATCGAATCGTTCAGACGATAAAGTTTTCTTTTATGATACCAGGAGAATGCGAGCTCTAACCCGATCAGTAAAAAGAAGAATGGAATTGCGATTGTGATAAGATTTATTTTTTCCATAATACAAGCCGGTAACCTCTATCATTCCTCGTTCATTCACTAGGTCAATCTAAAACTAAAACAGACTCCAAATCGAAAATTCTTTACCTATCAATTGTTTGAAAAAAACTAACTCGTTCGTGGTATGCAGGTTGACTAAAACAGAAACGATGTTGTAGTTCCTACCTTATGACAATATCTAAGTGGATGATCTATGGAGCGAACGGTTACACGGGAGAACTGATCGCAAGAAGAGCAGTGTCTCGCGGTTTAAAGCCTGTGCTCGCAGGAAGAAGCAGAGGCAAAATAGAAGAGCTCGCTAACGAACTCCGTTTAGAATATAAAATTTTCGACTTAAACAACTCGAACGAGGTCGGTTCGAATATACAAGGATTCCAGCTCGTTCTACATTGTGCGGGA
Coding sequences within it:
- a CDS encoding sterol desaturase family protein, translated to MEKINLITIAIPFFFLLIGLELAFSWYHKRKLYRLNDSINDLSAGIASQIFGIIFKTFTFFAYLWVYENWRIFNLPSWPSEPVSWMPSSDVLGLSASAWAWTIVLAVWISCFVLYDLAYYWLHRLSHEVNFLWAGHVVHHQSEEYNLTVALRQASFHGLFTWIFYIPLAIIGFSPIVMVLNGQLNLIYQFWIHTKAVDKFPKWFEAVFNTPSHHRVHHGINPKYIDRNHGGTLIVFDKWFGTFQAEEETPVYGTVKPLRSFNPLWANVHYWVEMWEQAKQSPRFMDKIKAFLAMPGWRPQDLGGQYPIPEVDEKTFKKYDVNLSKSLTAYAVTWFVLTLVGTFSMLVKVHSIPTGLLYTIFFFSIFSLTTVGGILDLKRWTLYLEPVRIALLVGAAFLLGVSAGTAFIAAGFGALSLAWFLSQRHHFAEWKDIDPVKEIRSKAA